Genomic DNA from Actinomycetota bacterium:
GGCGATCTTGTCGCCAGCGTCAAGCTCGATCAGGTTGACCGTGAACATCGGCGGTGCGCCGTCATAGCTGATGAGGAGCTCGGCTACGACGAGGTCCCCCCAGCGGTTCAGCCGGCGGATCTTGAAGGCGAGGTCCGCTGGGTACTGTCGGCGCCACTCGCGGAAGTTCTCGACGCCCTCGTAGCGCTCACCGCCCTGAGGGAACTCGAGGACGGCATCGTCCGCGTAGACCTCGTGGGCGATGTCCTCGTCGATGCCCGCGTACTCCCAATGGCGTTCCAGGTCGGCTCTCAGTTCTGGGTCGAGCATCGTCTCATCCCTTCGATCGTGACACGGAGCCATGCCAGGTCCGTGGCGGTTCACGCCGATCATCCCGTTCGTCTAGCGCTTTGTCACGAGGACGCGTCCAGCGCCTGCCGTGCGTTGTCACGATGAACTGTTGGCCTGAGGTTTCGCCGAGGCTGCCCAGCTGTCACCGCGCGTTTGTTCACGTGGCTGGCAGGCCGGCTCACACCCGCTCAGGATCCGTTCTGGACGGCTTCCGATCGGGAAAGTCCCGTTGCTACCGCGAGTATTGCGCCCTCCAGCTGACATCCGGTGCGCGGCGCCCATCGCTTCCGGTCGCCGCATCGCCAAGATCGTCGAACAGACCGAGAACTCGAAACGGAACCAGAGCCGCAGGTCGCAGCAACCGGTGCCGGCATCCTCCTCCCACCTCGCGCATCGACCACCCCACCTAGCGCGGACCGCTCGACACCTCCTGGCACAGCCACCACCTTGCCACCGACAGCCAGCAACTCTGATGCCGAGGGGAACATCGTCCGCGACGAGAACGGTCACGCGGTCGGGGCCGTCGCGCATGGGGACGCTGCGCTGCAACCACTGGCGCTGCCCAACACCGAGAAGCTGGCGCTGCTACCGCCCGCGTAAGAGGGCCAGGCGGCTGCGCTCGGCTACGTCGCGCCCTTGCCGAGCCAGCCGCGCATCGGGCCGACTGTCTCGCCGCGTCTCCATGAGCTTCGCGAAGCCAGGCACGTAGTCGAAGTGCATCGTGTCCATGGTGTCCCACGCCCCGCCCGGATCGAAGCCGTGCTCGACCATGGCCTCGTAGAAGTGGCGGTTCATGCCGAACCCGGCCCCCTCTCCACCTGCGCCGGGGTCGGGTCCCGGCGTACGA
This window encodes:
- a CDS encoding nuclear transport factor 2 family protein codes for the protein MLDPELRADLERHWEYAGIDEDIAHEVYADDAVLEFPQGGERYEGVENFREWRRQYPADLAFKIRRLNRWGDLVVAELLISYDGAPPMFTVNLIELDAGDKIA
- a CDS encoding M15 family metallopeptidase produces the protein MNRHFYEAMVEHGFDPGGAWDTMDTMHFDYVPGFAKLMETRRDSRPDARLARQGRDVAERSRLALLRGR